From Burkholderia pseudomultivorans, the proteins below share one genomic window:
- a CDS encoding penicillin-binding protein 1A — MRDLLAKWVARAQPVAAAAAVPVKRVLAVAWHHLRHPTRRGVLLAVAAVPSLFLLYALALVPFTPSIGDIRKARVDQPAQVLSADGKLLAEFKPSNREWVPLKQISPHMVDALIATEDHRFYQHHGLDWKRTASAALHTFSGARQGGSTITQQLARNLYPDEIGRAPTLTRKLKEAITALKIEAVYSKDQILETYLNTVPFLYNAYGVEMAARTYFDKSADELDVLDSATLVGMLKGNSYYNPVLNPERALQRRNTVLGQMVKYGKLSPAQFAQLQRRPLRVDFERQKEPPGPAPHFAQQLRKWLIAWADRNDYNIYSDGLIVRTTIDARLQQMATQALMQQANQLQGIANNAWSGRDGCGTDSEVFRTFMRESPEYKAAQDAGKDDAAAMKQLAADRGFMRALCKTKTDVQAGFVAIDPRDGQVRAWVGSRDFTNEPFDHVVQARRQPGSTFKAFVYGAAFAGGMKPDDTFIDQPVEIPLKGGEIWRPNDDVPPTGKPMTLRDAVALSRNRITAQVMEKVGPAAVARLARDMGVRESPLERVPSLALGTSPVTLKEMVASYATIANGGLYVEPQMVTRIENRQGEVLAEFAPAPPERALDAETDKTLLSVMRDVVTRGTGSSIRTRFGIRGDVAGKTGTTQDNADGWFILMQPGLVAGAWVGFDDGRVTLRSDYWGQGAHSALPIVGDFFQRAQRARLVDTKAKFDTEPSPGWFESLRERTTDLFDAWFGRDEKKAPPTVRAQRAPRKVDETEAGAASTASAAAASAPEAASSGIVEEWVPASEVAASAAALSAGASQSQSQPQPVTPPAAGAGPTNGGNAGSGAAAPGLTAPPVAPASPAQPPAPAPVAPDTGAGSGAQ, encoded by the coding sequence GTGCGTGACCTTCTTGCCAAATGGGTCGCGCGCGCCCAACCCGTCGCGGCTGCCGCCGCCGTGCCCGTCAAGCGTGTGCTGGCCGTTGCCTGGCACCATCTGCGTCATCCGACGCGTCGCGGCGTGCTGCTCGCGGTCGCCGCCGTGCCGTCGCTGTTCCTGCTGTACGCGCTTGCGCTGGTGCCGTTCACGCCGAGCATCGGCGACATCCGCAAGGCGCGCGTCGACCAGCCCGCGCAGGTGCTGTCCGCCGACGGCAAGCTGCTCGCCGAATTCAAGCCGTCGAACCGCGAGTGGGTGCCGCTCAAGCAGATCTCGCCGCACATGGTCGACGCGCTGATCGCGACCGAGGACCATCGCTTCTACCAGCACCACGGCCTCGACTGGAAGCGCACCGCGTCGGCCGCGCTGCATACGTTCTCGGGCGCGCGCCAGGGCGGCTCGACGATCACGCAGCAGCTCGCGCGCAACCTGTATCCGGACGAGATCGGCCGCGCGCCGACGCTCACGCGCAAGCTCAAGGAAGCGATCACCGCGCTGAAGATCGAGGCCGTCTACAGCAAGGACCAGATCCTCGAGACCTATCTGAACACGGTGCCGTTCCTGTACAACGCATACGGCGTCGAGATGGCTGCGCGCACCTACTTCGACAAGTCGGCCGACGAGCTCGACGTGCTCGACAGCGCGACGCTCGTCGGCATGCTGAAGGGCAACAGCTACTACAACCCGGTGCTCAATCCCGAGCGCGCGCTGCAGCGGCGCAACACGGTGCTCGGCCAGATGGTGAAGTACGGCAAGCTGTCGCCGGCGCAGTTCGCGCAACTGCAGCGCCGGCCGCTGCGCGTCGATTTCGAGCGCCAGAAGGAGCCGCCGGGGCCCGCGCCGCATTTCGCGCAACAACTGCGCAAATGGCTGATCGCATGGGCCGATCGCAACGACTACAACATCTATTCGGACGGCCTGATCGTCCGCACGACGATCGATGCCCGGCTGCAGCAGATGGCGACGCAGGCGCTGATGCAGCAGGCGAACCAGCTGCAGGGCATCGCGAACAATGCGTGGAGCGGCCGCGACGGCTGCGGCACCGACAGCGAGGTGTTCCGCACCTTCATGCGCGAGTCGCCGGAGTACAAGGCCGCGCAGGACGCCGGCAAGGACGACGCGGCCGCGATGAAGCAGCTCGCGGCCGATCGCGGCTTCATGCGCGCACTGTGCAAGACGAAGACCGACGTGCAGGCCGGCTTCGTCGCGATCGACCCGCGCGACGGGCAGGTCCGCGCGTGGGTCGGCAGCCGCGATTTCACGAACGAGCCATTCGACCATGTGGTGCAGGCGCGGCGCCAGCCGGGCTCGACGTTCAAGGCGTTCGTGTACGGCGCCGCGTTCGCGGGCGGCATGAAGCCGGACGACACCTTCATCGACCAACCGGTCGAGATTCCGCTGAAGGGCGGCGAGATCTGGCGGCCGAACGACGACGTGCCGCCGACCGGCAAGCCGATGACGCTGCGCGACGCGGTCGCGCTGTCGCGCAACCGGATCACCGCGCAGGTGATGGAAAAGGTCGGCCCGGCGGCCGTCGCGCGGCTCGCGCGCGACATGGGCGTGCGCGAAAGCCCGCTCGAACGCGTGCCGTCGCTCGCGCTCGGCACGAGCCCGGTGACGTTGAAGGAAATGGTCGCGTCGTACGCGACCATCGCGAACGGCGGGCTGTATGTCGAGCCGCAGATGGTCACGCGCATCGAGAACCGTCAGGGCGAGGTGCTCGCCGAATTCGCGCCGGCGCCGCCCGAGCGTGCGCTCGACGCCGAAACGGACAAGACGCTGCTCAGCGTGATGCGCGACGTCGTCACGCGCGGCACCGGTTCGAGCATCCGCACGCGCTTCGGTATCCGCGGCGATGTCGCCGGCAAGACCGGCACGACGCAGGACAACGCGGACGGCTGGTTCATCCTGATGCAGCCCGGGCTCGTGGCCGGCGCGTGGGTCGGTTTCGACGACGGCCGCGTGACGCTGCGCAGCGATTACTGGGGGCAGGGCGCGCACAGCGCGCTGCCGATCGTCGGCGATTTTTTCCAGCGCGCGCAGCGCGCACGGCTTGTCGACACGAAAGCGAAATTCGATACCGAGCCGTCGCCGGGATGGTTCGAATCGCTGCGCGAGCGTACGACGGACCTGTTCGATGCGTGGTTCGGCCGCGACGAGAAGAAGGCGCCGCCGACAGTCAGGGCGCAGCGGGCGCCGCGCAAGGTCGACGAGACCGAGGCCGGCGCGGCGTCGACTGCGTCGGCGGCAGCGGCTTCGGCGCCGGAAGCCGCGTCCAGCGGCATCGTCGAGGAATGGGTGCCGGCATCCGAAGTGGCGGCATCGGCGGCCGCGCTGTCGGCCGGGGCTTCGCAGTCCCAGTCGCAGCCCCAACCGGTCACGCCGCCGGCCGCTGGCGCCGGCCCGACCAATGGCGGCAACGCAGGCAGCGGGGCCGCCGCGCCGGGCCTGACGGCGCCGCCTGTCGCGCCTGCCTCGCCGGCCCAGCCGCCGGCACCGGCGCCTGTCGCGCCCGACACGGGCGCCGGCAGCGGCGCGCAGTAA
- a CDS encoding lysozyme inhibitor LprI family protein, translating to MRVLTGLLCSLVLAANAHAQANCANASDQASMTACAERAYRQSDAVLNRTYQAVTARLRDARPLDDKLVAAQRAWIAYRDAECQFSSANAEGGSGYQMVVSTCLDDLTKERTETLKAYLSCEDGDLACPVPAK from the coding sequence ATGCGTGTCTTGACCGGTCTGCTGTGCTCGCTCGTGCTGGCGGCGAACGCCCATGCGCAGGCGAATTGCGCGAATGCGTCGGACCAGGCGTCGATGACGGCGTGCGCCGAGCGCGCGTACCGGCAGTCCGACGCGGTACTGAACCGGACCTATCAGGCCGTGACCGCGCGGCTGCGCGACGCCCGTCCGCTCGACGACAAACTCGTGGCCGCGCAGCGCGCGTGGATCGCGTATCGCGATGCCGAATGCCAGTTCTCGAGCGCGAACGCAGAGGGCGGCAGCGGCTATCAGATGGTCGTGTCGACGTGTCTCGACGACCTGACGAAAGAGCGGACCGAAACCCTGAAGGCCTATCTGTCCTGCGAGGACGGCGACCTCGCGTGTCCGGTGCCCGCCAAATAA
- the lhpH gene encoding trans-3-hydroxy-L-proline dehydratase, translated as MKISRSLSTVEVHTGGEAFRIVTSGLPRLPGDTIVQRRAWLKENADEIRRALMFEPRGHADMYGGYLTEPVSPSADFGVIFVHNEGYSDHCGHGVIALATAAVELGWVQRTTPETRVGIDAPCGFIEAFVEWDGDHAGPVRFVNVPSFIWRRDVSVDTPSFGTVTGDIAYGGAFYFYVDGAPFDLPVRESAVERLIHFGAEVKAAANAAYPVVHPEIPEINHIYGTIIANAPRHPGSTQANCCVFADREVDRSPTGSGTGGRVAQLYQRGLLAAGDTLVNESIVGTIFKGRVLRETTVGDLPAVIPEVEGSAHICGFANWIVDERDPLTYGFLVR; from the coding sequence ATGAAAATCTCCCGATCCCTGTCCACCGTCGAAGTCCACACCGGCGGCGAAGCGTTTCGCATCGTCACGAGCGGGCTGCCGCGCCTGCCCGGCGACACGATCGTGCAGCGCCGCGCGTGGCTCAAGGAGAACGCCGACGAGATCCGCCGCGCGCTGATGTTCGAACCGCGCGGCCACGCCGACATGTACGGCGGCTACCTGACCGAGCCCGTCTCGCCGTCCGCCGATTTCGGCGTGATCTTCGTGCACAACGAGGGCTACAGCGACCATTGCGGGCATGGCGTGATCGCGCTCGCGACGGCCGCGGTCGAACTCGGCTGGGTGCAGCGCACGACGCCCGAGACGCGGGTCGGCATCGACGCGCCGTGCGGCTTCATCGAGGCCTTCGTCGAATGGGACGGCGATCACGCCGGCCCGGTGCGCTTCGTCAACGTGCCGTCGTTCATCTGGCGGCGCGACGTGTCGGTCGATACGCCGTCGTTCGGCACGGTGACGGGCGATATCGCGTATGGCGGCGCCTTCTATTTCTATGTCGACGGCGCGCCGTTCGACCTGCCCGTGCGCGAATCGGCGGTCGAGCGGCTGATCCACTTCGGCGCGGAAGTGAAGGCCGCCGCGAATGCCGCGTATCCGGTCGTGCATCCGGAGATTCCGGAGATCAATCACATCTACGGCACGATCATCGCGAATGCGCCGCGCCATCCGGGCTCGACGCAGGCGAACTGCTGCGTGTTCGCGGATCGCGAGGTCGATCGCTCGCCGACCGGCTCCGGCACCGGCGGCCGCGTCGCGCAGTTGTACCAGCGCGGCTTGCTCGCGGCCGGCGACACGCTCGTCAACGAGTCGATCGTCGGCACGATCTTCAAGGGGCGCGTGCTGCGCGAAACGACCGTCGGCGACCTCCCGGCCGTGATTCCGGAAGTCGAGGGCAGCGCGCATATCTGCGGGTTTGCGAACTGGATCGTCGACGAGCGCGACCCGCTGACCTACGGCTTCCTCGTGCGCTGA
- a CDS encoding PAS domain-containing sensor histidine kinase: MTANGTQTRGARGPTRFPTMLRQPLAAGAVALFVGAALSLGVALLVREQWQSVVHARFERRTTRVTAMLRHELQSGVAVLESARGAFGLVPQMTSAQWDRYAETLDFDSSRSPIRQLGYAPLPAATRSALAGTTALPTGPLAAATLSAPASTAPVVRFGASDAAPLARALQTGEVALGVHPTDDDVSHDARTLTLFLPAMASSRASSPHDGGIDGMLFAALSPRRLIERALEAERGLDLTMQADGDRRPIASAETTTEEASMSPDLMQRTEVLNFGGTALTLAYSADGRPSATGAQRAAGTVLAAGLIASFAFAALMYALVRGRLAAAVDAGASSRGILNEARMMGIIRSSMEAIITIDEKQTVVIFNPMAEQVFGVSAMEAIGAPLSRFIPERFRAAHAKHVDQFGVTGVSERQMGRQRVLFGLRGNGEEFPIEASISQIRDASGKLYTVMLRDITERLRAENAIKQSREELRELSANLQKVREEEKTRIARELHDDLGQQLTALKMDLSVVEQQLRAPGRAQPDDAVLAHLQGMRRLIDATVASVRRIAADLRPVMLDDLGLVPAIEWLANDFTNRYGIDVERHIETGGITFTSTGATTLFRIVQEALTNVARHADATRVALRLDVEEGFCVLHVADNGRGAPPGGPAHEDKSFGLIGIRERAHMLGGSVTIDTALARGFSITVAFPLSTVQQETLIT; the protein is encoded by the coding sequence ATGACCGCCAATGGAACCCAGACCCGTGGCGCCCGAGGGCCCACGCGCTTTCCGACCATGTTACGCCAGCCGCTCGCGGCCGGCGCCGTGGCGCTGTTCGTCGGCGCAGCGCTGTCGCTCGGCGTCGCGCTGCTGGTGCGCGAGCAATGGCAGAGCGTCGTCCACGCACGCTTCGAACGCCGCACGACGCGCGTGACGGCGATGCTGCGCCACGAGCTGCAGTCCGGCGTCGCCGTGCTCGAAAGCGCCCGCGGCGCGTTCGGCCTCGTACCGCAGATGACGTCCGCACAATGGGACCGGTACGCCGAAACGCTCGATTTCGACAGCAGCCGTTCGCCCATTCGACAGCTCGGCTATGCGCCGCTGCCTGCCGCGACGCGCAGCGCGCTTGCCGGCACGACGGCGCTGCCGACCGGCCCGCTCGCGGCCGCGACGCTCAGCGCGCCGGCGTCGACCGCGCCCGTCGTGCGCTTCGGCGCGTCCGACGCGGCGCCGCTCGCCCGCGCGCTGCAGACCGGCGAAGTCGCGCTCGGCGTGCACCCGACCGACGACGACGTGTCGCACGACGCACGCACGCTCACGCTGTTCCTGCCCGCGATGGCTTCGTCGCGCGCATCGTCCCCGCACGACGGCGGCATCGACGGCATGCTGTTCGCGGCGCTGAGTCCGCGCCGGCTGATCGAACGCGCCCTCGAAGCGGAGCGCGGGCTCGACCTGACGATGCAGGCGGACGGCGATCGGCGGCCGATCGCCAGCGCCGAGACGACGACCGAAGAAGCGTCGATGTCGCCCGACCTGATGCAGCGCACCGAAGTGCTGAATTTCGGCGGCACCGCGCTGACGCTCGCCTATTCCGCGGACGGACGGCCGAGCGCGACCGGCGCGCAGCGCGCGGCCGGCACGGTGCTCGCCGCCGGGCTGATTGCGTCGTTCGCGTTCGCGGCGCTGATGTACGCGCTGGTGCGCGGCCGGCTCGCGGCGGCGGTCGATGCCGGCGCCAGCAGCCGCGGCATCCTGAACGAGGCGCGGATGATGGGCATCATCCGTTCGTCGATGGAAGCGATCATCACGATCGACGAGAAGCAGACGGTCGTGATCTTCAACCCGATGGCCGAACAGGTCTTCGGCGTGTCCGCGATGGAGGCGATCGGTGCGCCGCTGTCGCGCTTCATCCCCGAGCGGTTCCGCGCCGCGCATGCGAAGCACGTCGACCAGTTCGGCGTGACGGGTGTGTCCGAACGGCAGATGGGCCGCCAGCGTGTGCTGTTCGGGCTGCGCGGCAACGGCGAGGAATTCCCGATCGAGGCGTCGATCTCGCAGATCCGCGACGCGTCGGGCAAGCTCTATACGGTGATGCTGCGCGACATCACCGAGCGGCTGCGGGCCGAAAATGCGATCAAGCAGTCGCGCGAGGAGCTGCGCGAGCTGTCCGCGAACCTGCAGAAGGTGCGCGAAGAGGAAAAGACGCGCATCGCGCGCGAACTGCACGACGATCTCGGCCAGCAGCTCACCGCGCTGAAGATGGACCTGTCGGTGGTCGAGCAGCAGTTGCGCGCGCCGGGCCGCGCGCAACCGGACGACGCCGTGCTCGCGCACCTGCAGGGCATGCGCCGGCTGATCGATGCGACCGTCGCATCGGTGCGGCGCATCGCGGCGGATCTGCGACCGGTGATGCTCGACGATCTCGGCCTCGTGCCCGCGATCGAATGGCTCGCGAACGACTTCACGAACCGCTACGGCATCGATGTCGAGCGCCATATCGAGACGGGCGGCATCACGTTCACCAGCACGGGCGCGACCACGCTGTTCCGCATCGTGCAGGAGGCGCTGACGAATGTCGCGCGTCATGCGGATGCAACGCGCGTCGCGCTGCGGCTCGACGTCGAGGAAGGCTTCTGCGTGCTGCACGTCGCCGACAACGGCCGCGGTGCGCCGCCTGGCGGCCCCGCGCACGAAGACAAATCGTTCGGCCTGATCGGCATTCGCGAACGCGCGCACATGCTAGGCGGCAGCGTGACGATCGACACCGCGCTCGCGCGCGGCTTCTCGATCACCGTCGCATTTCCGCTCAGCACCGTTCAACAGGAAACCCTCATCACATGA
- a CDS encoding universal stress protein: MYKRIFVALDGSPSARLALNEAIRIAAASGGTITCAYVVEHRPQLVDVGAGFTEAGDNGASAADVATAVLDAAKAVLAAQHVAGTVRALDAYGEDVATVLMRTAAEADADLIVMGTSGRHGLRRLLLGSVAESLLRAADRPVLLVRHDEPPARA, translated from the coding sequence ATGTACAAGCGGATTTTCGTTGCGCTCGACGGTAGCCCGAGCGCGCGTCTCGCGCTGAACGAGGCGATCCGGATCGCGGCCGCGTCCGGCGGCACCATCACCTGTGCGTATGTGGTCGAGCACCGGCCGCAACTCGTCGATGTCGGCGCCGGCTTCACCGAAGCTGGCGACAACGGCGCATCGGCCGCCGATGTCGCGACGGCCGTACTCGACGCTGCGAAAGCGGTGCTGGCGGCGCAGCACGTGGCGGGCACCGTGCGTGCGCTCGACGCGTACGGCGAGGACGTCGCGACCGTGCTGATGCGCACGGCGGCCGAAGCCGATGCCGACCTGATCGTGATGGGCACCAGCGGACGCCACGGCTTGCGCCGGCTGCTGCTCGGCAGCGTCGCGGAATCGCTGCTGCGCGCGGCCGACCGACCCGTGCTGCTGGTGCGGCACGACGAGCCGCCCGCGCGCGCATAA
- a CDS encoding DUF4148 domain-containing protein has translation MKSLIKAVALAALVAAPVVSFAQSNQQPLTRAQVRAELVQLEKAGYNPNDWLNYPENIQAAQAKIAAAQGDATGYGSNAAATSQSGERVVAPAANDRSSVFFGH, from the coding sequence ATGAAATCGCTGATCAAGGCAGTTGCGCTGGCCGCTCTGGTGGCCGCCCCGGTCGTGTCGTTCGCCCAGTCCAACCAGCAGCCGCTGACGCGCGCTCAAGTGCGTGCCGAACTGGTTCAGCTCGAAAAGGCCGGCTACAACCCGAACGACTGGCTGAACTACCCGGAAAACATCCAGGCCGCACAGGCAAAGATCGCCGCCGCACAGGGCGATGCAACGGGCTACGGCTCGAACGCCGCCGCGACGTCGCAATCGGGCGAGCGCGTGGTCGCGCCGGCCGCCAACGATCGTTCGTCGGTATTCTTCGGCCACTAA
- a CDS encoding FadR/GntR family transcriptional regulator, producing MMSARPESLEGGFRPLQIYEQVAERIRDEIRAGRYAADARLPSERELAALFQVGRPAVREALGALQNEGLVFTKRNSGTYVVSAPLDVLAQRGDMRDASEADFSPTSTLDVRLILEPAIARLAASHGRADPVAESYLAQMETITDVDDPQQRALWNESDRLFHRQLALMTGDALIVKIADEVARTMDQPLWKRLKDDGIYDAGRVRLYVSEHRLIYEAIVSGDADAAAFYVEQHIRRVRRDIAPK from the coding sequence ATGATGTCTGCGCGTCCCGAATCACTGGAAGGCGGCTTCAGGCCGCTGCAAATCTACGAGCAGGTCGCCGAAAGGATCCGCGACGAGATTCGCGCGGGGCGCTACGCGGCCGATGCGCGGCTGCCGTCCGAGCGCGAGCTGGCCGCGCTGTTCCAGGTCGGCCGTCCGGCCGTGCGCGAAGCGCTCGGCGCGTTGCAGAACGAAGGCCTCGTGTTCACGAAGCGCAATTCGGGCACCTATGTCGTATCGGCGCCGCTCGACGTGCTTGCGCAGCGCGGCGACATGCGCGACGCATCCGAAGCCGACTTCAGCCCGACGTCGACGCTCGACGTGCGGCTGATCCTCGAGCCCGCGATCGCGCGCCTCGCGGCCTCGCACGGCCGCGCGGACCCCGTCGCCGAAAGCTATCTCGCGCAGATGGAAACCATCACCGACGTCGACGACCCGCAGCAGCGCGCGTTGTGGAACGAGAGCGACCGGCTGTTTCACCGGCAGCTCGCGCTGATGACCGGCGATGCGCTGATCGTGAAGATCGCGGACGAAGTCGCCAGGACGATGGACCAGCCGCTGTGGAAGCGGCTGAAGGACGACGGCATCTACGACGCGGGCCGCGTGCGGCTCTACGTGTCCGAGCACCGGCTGATCTACGAGGCGATCGTGTCGGGCGACGCCGACGCGGCCGCGTTCTACGTCGAGCAGCATATCCGGCGGGTGCGGCGCGACATCGCGCCGAAGTGA
- a CDS encoding PilZ domain-containing protein: MRSSSDYVVLARDDFAAGAPLGFDLYDAGGAALLPAGATLDDPAQHAFLFKHFRPVRRRDAAQADPRATGAMPPATHLGLLPGAAIGIRRRVGATRALQRCRLIGVGASGALFVEPQHGGALEFARGDDVEAVAIGRAAVSRFAATVESVQAGGATPFITLSPPGFVDRLRSRAEPRVPVRIAACCAGGTDEARGIGIVRDLSLSGLSIAVERTIARVGEALCVQLPYLAGERVALLALDGTVRAVHADPGAPALTLHHAAFGEIDAEAAIRLKALLFDRLMASADADGGR; encoded by the coding sequence ATGCGCAGTTCATCCGACTATGTCGTGCTCGCGCGCGACGATTTCGCCGCCGGCGCACCGCTCGGCTTCGATCTCTACGACGCCGGTGGCGCCGCGCTGCTGCCGGCCGGCGCGACGCTCGACGATCCGGCCCAGCACGCCTTCCTGTTCAAGCATTTCCGGCCGGTGCGCCGGCGCGACGCGGCGCAAGCCGATCCGCGCGCGACCGGCGCGATGCCGCCTGCGACGCACCTGGGGCTGTTGCCCGGCGCGGCGATCGGGATTCGCCGCCGGGTCGGCGCGACGCGCGCATTGCAGCGCTGCCGGCTGATCGGCGTCGGTGCGTCGGGCGCGCTGTTCGTCGAGCCGCAGCACGGTGGCGCGCTCGAGTTCGCGCGCGGCGACGATGTCGAGGCGGTGGCGATCGGTCGGGCCGCGGTGTCGCGCTTCGCGGCGACCGTCGAGTCGGTGCAGGCGGGCGGCGCAACGCCGTTCATCACGCTATCGCCGCCGGGCTTCGTCGATCGGCTGCGCAGCCGTGCGGAGCCGCGCGTGCCCGTGCGGATTGCCGCGTGCTGCGCCGGCGGCACCGACGAGGCGCGAGGCATCGGAATCGTGCGGGACCTCAGCCTGAGCGGGCTGTCGATCGCCGTCGAGCGGACCATCGCGCGCGTCGGCGAAGCGCTGTGCGTGCAACTGCCGTATCTGGCGGGCGAGCGCGTCGCGCTGCTGGCGCTCGACGGCACGGTGCGCGCGGTTCATGCCGATCCGGGCGCACCGGCGCTGACGCTGCATCACGCGGCGTTCGGCGAGATCGACGCTGAGGCTGCGATCCGGCTGAAGGCGCTGCTGTTCGACCGGCTGATGGCATCGGCCGACGCGGATGGCGGGCGCTGA
- a CDS encoding response regulator transcription factor, which translates to MIKVLIADDHTLVRDGLRHILQNATGFEVAGEAYDGPSTIALVRATPAQVLVLDLSMPGRNGVELIKQIKDEKPALRVLVLTMHAEQQYAVRAFRAGASGYLTKESASAELVGAVTKVASGGVYVSLAMAEQFAQSLNEPAETLPHQRLSDREFDVFRRIAAGQTLTEIAQALCVSAKTVSTYKTRILEKMQMPHEAALVRYALRHKLLDETDDV; encoded by the coding sequence ATGATCAAGGTGCTCATCGCCGACGACCATACGCTCGTGCGCGACGGTCTGCGGCACATTCTCCAGAATGCGACCGGCTTCGAGGTTGCCGGCGAAGCGTACGACGGTCCGTCGACGATCGCGCTGGTGCGCGCGACGCCCGCGCAGGTGCTGGTGCTCGACCTGTCGATGCCGGGCCGCAACGGCGTCGAGCTGATCAAGCAGATCAAGGACGAGAAGCCCGCGCTGCGGGTGCTCGTGCTGACGATGCACGCGGAGCAGCAATACGCGGTGCGCGCGTTTCGCGCGGGCGCGTCGGGCTATCTGACGAAGGAAAGCGCCAGCGCCGAGCTGGTCGGCGCGGTGACGAAGGTGGCGTCGGGCGGCGTCTACGTGAGCCTCGCGATGGCCGAGCAGTTCGCGCAGAGCCTGAACGAGCCGGCCGAGACGCTGCCGCATCAGCGTCTGTCGGATCGCGAATTCGACGTGTTCCGGCGCATCGCCGCCGGCCAGACGCTGACCGAGATCGCGCAGGCGCTGTGCGTGAGCGCGAAGACGGTCAGCACGTACAAGACGCGCATCCTCGAAAAGATGCAGATGCCGCACGAAGCCGCGCTGGTGCGCTACGCGCTGCGGCACAAACTGCTCGACGAGACGGACGACGTGTAA